The DNA sequence CAGCAGCGCTTGATACATCCGGATTGTAGAGGATCGTGGCAGACCGGGTCAATAAAAACCTGCCGCTCTTAGGCGGTATTCTGAAGCCGTCACTGCATACGGCCCTTGGTCGGTCGCCGTGAACCTCGGTCGGGCGTTATCCCTCTCGACCAGAGACTTTGCGCGCGATTGCAAGCTGGGAGTGTTACCGGACGGCGTTATGCTAGGACGCGCGGACCGACGGCCCGCCCGTGCAACCAGCCAGGATCTCGTTCGCCCACCAGGAAACCGCGGCCACCACAGGAGCGACCAAATGGACCGACAGTTGATTGAGCATTACATCCAGGGAGCGGACGTATTGCCGCAGGCGATTCGCGGACTCACCGTAGCAGAGCTCAATGCGTTTCCGGTGCCTGGCACCTGGAGCATTCAGCAGATCGTGATGCACATGATGGACAGCGACCTGATCGCCGCCGATCGAATGAAGCGGGTCATTGCCGAGGATCACCCGACGCTCATCGGCTACAACGAGACATTGTTCGCCAAGAACCTTCCCTACGCCGAGCTCGACGCCGCGGTAGCGTGCGACATCTTCGCCAAGAATCGCCGCATGACGGGCGAAATCCTCCGGCGGCAGCCCGACGCCGCCTTCGCCCGCACCGGCCTGCACAGTGAGACAGGCGAAATCACGCTCGCTTACCTGGTTAAAACCTACGCCGGCCATCTGGATCATCACATGCAGTTCGTGAAGAAGAAGCGCGAGGTCCTGGGGAAGCCGTGTGGGTAAGAATAGTGAGGCCCAAAGGGCTTACTGGCGTAGCTGTTGTCGGAGGGAACATGGCGCGCAAGGAAGGAATTTGGGTCAACATCCATTGCGAGTGGATGGGGAGCGGCAAGCATCCGCACGTTGATGAAATGGTCTTTCACGTGCCATCGACACTCGGTCGCGCCGAGCGTTACGTTAGGGAGCATCATGGAATGCCGTACTCTTGGTGAAAACTTCAGTGCTTCTATCCTGACGTCGCCAGGGATGATCCCAAAACGCGTATCTATACTCACCTGGGTAGACCTGCAAAGGATCCACCTTGGAAGTGGGCGATGCACCACTACGTCCAGTACGCCCGCAAAGAAGGGTGGTAAACCGGCTGGACCAGACTCCCCTCCCGCTTGTCCCGTAGCGCCATCGCGTCTTATCATGCCTGCATGCCCACTTCCCAGTATGAATTCGACGTCCTAGTGATCGGCGCGGGTCATGCCGGCACCGAGGCCGCTGCCGCTGCCGCGCGGCTGGGGGCGCGCACCGCACTGCTGACCACGAACTGTGACACGGTGGGCCAGATGAGCTGCAATCCGGCCATCGGCGGTGTAGCCAAGGGGCAGATCGTCCGCGAGGTCGACGCCTTGGGTGGGCTGATGGGCCAGGCGATCGATGCTACAGGCATCCAATTTCGCATGCTCAATCGCCGCAAGGGCCCGGCCATGCACAGCCCTCGCGCGCAGGCTGACAAAAAAGCATATCAACAAGAGATTAAGCGCCTGATCGAAGACCAGCCCGGGCTGGTTCTGCGGCAA is a window from the Pirellulales bacterium genome containing:
- a CDS encoding DinB family protein codes for the protein MDRQLIEHYIQGADVLPQAIRGLTVAELNAFPVPGTWSIQQIVMHMMDSDLIAADRMKRVIAEDHPTLIGYNETLFAKNLPYAELDAAVACDIFAKNRRMTGEILRRQPDAAFARTGLHSETGEITLAYLVKTYAGHLDHHMQFVKKKREVLGKPCG